The genomic DNA GGATCATTTCATGCTCTTCGGATAATTTGAAATTCATCTTCGTTCCCCCATCTCATGATTGTTAAACAAGCAGGTGCTTCCCGATCACCATCCGCTGGATCTCGCTCGTACCTTCATAGATTTCCGTCACTTTGGCATCCCTGAAAAGCCTCTCCACGGGATATTCCTTCGTATAGCCGTACCCTCCGTAAACCTGGATCGCTTCCGTTGAAACATCAACGGCGGCTTTTGAGGCGAATAATTTGGCCATGCTCGCTTCCTTGCCGCAGGAGACTCCCCGCGAACGGAAATCTGCCGCCCGGTATACAAGAAGCTTCGATGCTTCCACGGACGTTGCCATATCGGCAAGCTTAAAGCCGATGCCCTGTTGGGCGGCAATCGGCTTCCCGAACTGCGCGCGCTCTTTAGCATAAGCTGTTGAAAATTCGAATGCGGCTTCAGCGATCCCAAGAGCCTGGGCCGCGATTCCGATGCGGCCCACATCCAGATTGTTCATGGCGATCCTGAATCCGTCTCCGCGCTTACCGAGAAGATTTCCGGCAGGTACCTTCATGTCTTCAAACGTCAGCTGGACCGTACGTGATCCGTGGAGCCCCATCTTATGTTCGTCCTTCCCGATCACGAGGCCTTCCGTCCCTTTCTCGACGATGAAGGCCGAGACGCCGCGGCTACCCATATCGGGATCCGTCACGGCGAACACGATGTAGGTATCCGCCTCCCCACCATTCGTGATGAAGACCTTTGAACCGTTCAACACATAATGGTCACCCCGGTCTTCCGCCTTCGTTTTCAAGCTCTTTGCATCAGATCCCGCACTCGGTTCCGTCAGGCAGAATGCCCCAAGGTATTCGCCGCTTGCAAGCTTCGGAATATAGGTTTGTTTCTGTTCTTCCGTACCGAAATAAAGGATCGGATTCGTGCCGACCGACGTATGGACCGACAGGATGACCCCGATGGTGGCGCTCACCCTCGACAGCTCATGGATGGCAATGATGTAGGAAGTGAAATCCATTCCTGCGCCTCCATACTCTTCAGGAATCGTGATTCCCATCAATCCGAGCTCTGCCATCATATTCAGGATCTCCCTGGGAAATTCCCCATCTTCCATCCTCTCAATGAATGGACTGATCTCAGAGTCAGCAAAGTCACGTACCATCTTCCTCATCATCTTCTGCTCTTCTGTGAAACGAAGTTCCATGCTTCATTCCTCCCTGTTGTATGGCCTCATGGAACTCAATATTCGTAGAAGCCTCTGCCTGTCTTGCGTCCAAGCCAGCCTGCCTTGACATATTTCCTGAGGAGCGGACATGGGCGGTACTTGTCGTCTCCGAACCCTTCATGGAGTGTTTCCATGATGTATAGGCATGTATCGAGTCCGATGAAATCTGCCAGCGTTAGCGGGCCCATCGGGTGATTCATCCCAAGCTTCATCACACTATCGATGTCTTCCTTGCTTGCGACCCCTTCATACAAGGTGTAGACCGCCTCATTGATCATCGGCATGAGGATCCGGTTTGCCACGAACCCCGGGAAGTCCTCCACTTCAACCGGTGTCTTATAGAGCTTATTCGTCATGTCTTCGATGGCTGCATACACTTCATCTGTCGTGGCCAGACCCCTTATGATTTCAACGAGCTTCATGACCGGCACGGGATTCATGAAGTGCATCCCGATCACCTGTTGAGGGCGATTGGTCGCCGCTGCAATCTCGGTGATGGGCAGGGATGATGTATTCGTCGCAAGGATCGTATGCTCCGGCGCGATTTCATCGAGCTGGGCGAAGATCGTCTTCTTGATGTCCATGTTCTCAACCGCCGCTTCGATCACAAGGTCCACCCCTTTGGCATCCTGAAGGTCAGTGGATGAACTCAACCTTCCTGTCACCTGATCTTTTTCATCTGCAGACATCCTGCCCTTCTCTACGGCGCGTGCAAGATTCTTTCCAATGGATGATAGGCCCCTCTCGACGAATTCCCCTTTCAAATCGTTCAGTGTCACGTCATATCCTGCCTGGGCACATACCTGGGCAATTCCTGATCCCATCTGACCCGCTCCGATTACCATTACCTTTTGTATCGACACATTCATTTCCCCCTTTGTGGATTCCCTCACTTCTTCGGTACCTCAATCATGACGGCATCTCCCTGGCCGCCTCCGCTGCAGATGGAAGCGATCCCGATGCCTCCTCCACGTCTTCTCAGTTCATATGCAAGGGTCAGGATGATCCTTGCTCCGCTTGTTCCAATCGGGTGACCAAGGGCTACCGCACCCCCATTGACGTTCACTTTTTCTTTATCAAGACCGGCAATCTTGGCGCTGGTCAATGCCACTGCCGCAAATGCTTCATTGATTTCAAACAGATCGATTTCTTCCAGTGTCTTCCCCGTTTTCTCTAGCAGTCCGTTGATGACGAGTCCCGGAGTTTGAGGGAAATCCTTTGCCTCTACGGCTACGGCATGGGAGCCGATAATCGTGGCAAGGGGTTCCTTCCCTTCTTTCCCTGCCCGCTCTTCGCTCATCAGGACCATGGCACATGCTCCGTCGTTGACTCCCGGCGCAT from Rossellomorea marisflavi includes the following:
- a CDS encoding acyl-CoA dehydrogenase, which produces MELRFTEEQKMMRKMVRDFADSEISPFIERMEDGEFPREILNMMAELGLMGITIPEEYGGAGMDFTSYIIAIHELSRVSATIGVILSVHTSVGTNPILYFGTEEQKQTYIPKLASGEYLGAFCLTEPSAGSDAKSLKTKAEDRGDHYVLNGSKVFITNGGEADTYIVFAVTDPDMGSRGVSAFIVEKGTEGLVIGKDEHKMGLHGSRTVQLTFEDMKVPAGNLLGKRGDGFRIAMNNLDVGRIGIAAQALGIAEAAFEFSTAYAKERAQFGKPIAAQQGIGFKLADMATSVEASKLLVYRAADFRSRGVSCGKEASMAKLFASKAAVDVSTEAIQVYGGYGYTKEYPVERLFRDAKVTEIYEGTSEIQRMVIGKHLLV
- a CDS encoding 3-hydroxybutyryl-CoA dehydrogenase gives rise to the protein MSIQKVMVIGAGQMGSGIAQVCAQAGYDVTLNDLKGEFVERGLSSIGKNLARAVEKGRMSADEKDQVTGRLSSSTDLQDAKGVDLVIEAAVENMDIKKTIFAQLDEIAPEHTILATNTSSLPITEIAAATNRPQQVIGMHFMNPVPVMKLVEIIRGLATTDEVYAAIEDMTNKLYKTPVEVEDFPGFVANRILMPMINEAVYTLYEGVASKEDIDSVMKLGMNHPMGPLTLADFIGLDTCLYIMETLHEGFGDDKYRPCPLLRKYVKAGWLGRKTGRGFYEY